The following proteins come from a genomic window of Kitasatospora sp. NBC_01246:
- a CDS encoding cyclase family protein has product MAATLVDLTHQVTTAMPVYPGDPAVVLTPVLTTATAGVNVLAVHLGSQSGTHVDAPYHVDVTWPTLDGLPLERFTGPAVVADLRGLEPRAEVTPEQLTPALERAGEGTVLLLATGWARHWGTDVYLAHPSLSAAAAEAIVAAGVRTVGVDALSVDPTPDPGPGDPAVAALLADLTDEHDQPAAPEPTLAAHRVLLGASGGGVIAENLTDLRALLDAQQAGRPVEVSLFPLRLVAADGAPVRAVARLG; this is encoded by the coding sequence ATCCGGCCGTCGTCCTGACGCCCGTGCTCACCACCGCCACCGCCGGGGTGAACGTGCTGGCCGTGCACCTCGGCTCGCAGTCCGGCACCCATGTGGACGCGCCGTACCACGTGGACGTCACCTGGCCCACCCTGGACGGACTCCCGCTGGAGCGCTTCACCGGGCCGGCCGTCGTCGCCGACCTGCGGGGGCTGGAGCCGCGGGCCGAGGTGACGCCGGAGCAGCTCACCCCGGCGCTGGAGCGGGCGGGCGAGGGCACCGTGCTGCTGCTGGCCACCGGCTGGGCCCGGCACTGGGGCACCGACGTCTACCTGGCCCATCCCAGCCTGAGCGCGGCGGCGGCCGAGGCGATCGTCGCCGCCGGGGTGCGGACGGTGGGGGTGGACGCGCTCAGCGTCGACCCCACCCCCGACCCGGGCCCGGGCGACCCGGCGGTCGCCGCGCTGCTGGCCGACCTGACCGACGAGCACGACCAACCCGCCGCCCCGGAGCCCACGCTGGCCGCGCACCGGGTGCTGCTCGGGGCCTCCGGCGGGGGCGTGATCGCCGAGAACCTGACCGATCTGCGGGCGCTGCTGGACGCCCAGCAGGCCGGCCGGCCGGTGGAGGTGTCGCTGTTCCCGCTGCGTCTGGTGGCCGCCGACGGCGCGCCCGTCCGGGCGGTGGCGC